Proteins encoded in a region of the Saccharothrix ecbatanensis genome:
- a CDS encoding MFS transporter, with the protein MSADSAGRRRLFVAVLVDTVGAGAFFPLTFLYLSETTDIPLGQLGLTITVASLVGLPVTPLIGQLVDRVGAQRVLVAQTVVAAIGYSFYFTVTGPAMLVCGVALVTLADRMYWATWPVFVGEHVGDEGLDRWYSMVNVAKSASLAAGGALGAAALAFGGTGGLRVMLALNVASSLIAGALFLSVRGGRTTRAAVPKGGWPALLRDGRYLSLTLANTLLTFAWLIPSLILPLYVAKYTVLAVWVAASALTMKMVLAALLQTLVTARLGTLRRTTTVMAGAGFFLVAIVLLACASAVDSTAPAVALVFAGVVFLALGETAAGPAATSLAVAAAPPVWRGRFVSVFQLSWSIPNITGPAIVGVLLATSATAVWQVFAAFAAGATLVFFLLRQRLPAEIDDKIPRRDTNAKQPVHA; encoded by the coding sequence GTGAGCGCGGATTCAGCCGGCCGCCGCCGGCTGTTCGTCGCGGTGCTTGTGGACACCGTCGGTGCGGGCGCGTTCTTCCCGCTCACCTTCCTGTACCTGTCCGAGACCACCGATATCCCTCTGGGCCAGCTCGGTCTCACGATCACGGTGGCGAGCCTGGTCGGGCTGCCGGTCACGCCGCTGATCGGTCAGCTCGTGGACCGCGTCGGAGCCCAGCGCGTGCTGGTGGCGCAGACGGTTGTGGCGGCGATCGGTTACTCCTTCTACTTCACCGTTACCGGACCGGCCATGCTTGTCTGCGGCGTCGCGCTGGTGACGCTCGCAGACCGGATGTACTGGGCCACCTGGCCGGTGTTCGTCGGCGAGCACGTCGGCGACGAGGGACTCGACCGGTGGTACTCCATGGTCAACGTGGCCAAGAGCGCGAGTCTCGCGGCCGGTGGGGCGCTCGGTGCCGCCGCGTTGGCCTTCGGCGGCACCGGCGGACTGCGGGTGATGCTGGCCTTGAACGTCGCGTCGTCGCTCATCGCCGGTGCGCTGTTCCTGTCGGTGCGCGGCGGTCGCACGACACGTGCCGCGGTGCCGAAGGGCGGCTGGCCCGCACTCCTGCGCGACGGCAGGTACCTCTCGCTGACGCTCGCGAACACGCTGCTGACGTTCGCCTGGCTGATCCCGTCGCTGATCCTTCCGCTGTACGTGGCCAAGTACACGGTGCTGGCCGTGTGGGTCGCCGCGTCCGCGCTGACGATGAAGATGGTGCTGGCGGCTTTGCTCCAGACGTTGGTCACCGCGCGACTGGGCACGTTGCGCAGAACCACGACCGTGATGGCAGGGGCCGGGTTCTTCCTCGTCGCGATCGTGTTGCTGGCGTGCGCGTCGGCAGTGGACAGCACCGCGCCCGCGGTCGCGCTGGTGTTCGCCGGGGTCGTGTTCCTCGCGCTCGGCGAGACCGCCGCCGGTCCGGCCGCGACCAGCCTGGCCGTCGCGGCGGCACCGCCCGTGTGGCGGGGCCGCTTCGTCTCGGTCTTCCAGCTGTCCTGGTCGATCCCGAACATCACCGGGCCCGCGATCGTCGGAGTCCTGCTCGCGACGTCGGCCACCGCGGTGTGGCAGGTGTTCGCCGCGTTCGCCGCGGGCGCCACGCTCGTGTTCTTCCTGCTGCGCCAGCGGCTTCCCGCCGAGATCGATGACAAGATCCCCCGGCGGGACACGAACGCGAAGCAACCGGTACACGCATGA
- a CDS encoding GMC family oxidoreductase yields MSRTDRDIRQDPDEIARRVQDGSLSRRGLLKLFGVSAASVAFASTAGTAGAAARCYDYVIVGAGSAGCTLAARLLADSRASVLLIEAGGTNDLPEVRDFTKAGSLTWGGSPLIWPYQSEPQPELLNATQSFVCGKLGGGSSSVNGMVWVKGNPADFDHWAAQGAVGWDYASVRPSLDAMTGPIRPSSELTQRNLLSQATVNAAVGIGHPFNPDYNGATQFGVGYTQLNVVNQIRQDAFTAFLTPYLTDPRLTIMTDAEVSRLTFDGRKAIDGVVINAAGRQFTVRADREVVLSTGTINTPRLLQLSGIGAARDLRPLGIPVVVDLPGVGANLHDHLISVTLKKLRAPEPESHLTAMDVSVFTGSGRVPGTPKFQFQVYYTRDGYPPYPGNSTSVGVINLHPTSRGYVKLRSADPTVPPVIQPNFLRTGEDLENQVEGYRLAMDLMNSPGLRDWVVDDESLPGPGFDTREKLIEAVRTYSQADFHAVGTCRMGTDANAVVDPRLRVRGVTGLRLASAAIMPSVTSGNTNAPSMMIGDHCGRIMLGRA; encoded by the coding sequence ATGTCAAGGACAGATCGGGACATCCGGCAAGACCCGGACGAGATCGCTCGCCGAGTGCAGGACGGAAGCCTCAGCCGACGGGGCCTGCTCAAGTTGTTCGGTGTGTCGGCGGCGTCCGTCGCGTTCGCCTCGACCGCGGGAACGGCAGGCGCGGCAGCTCGTTGCTACGACTACGTCATCGTGGGCGCGGGGTCGGCCGGGTGCACGCTGGCCGCGCGATTACTGGCGGACTCACGGGCGAGCGTGCTGCTGATCGAGGCCGGCGGGACGAACGACCTGCCGGAGGTGCGGGACTTCACCAAGGCGGGCTCGCTGACGTGGGGCGGCTCGCCGCTCATCTGGCCGTACCAGTCGGAGCCGCAGCCGGAGCTGCTGAACGCGACGCAGTCGTTCGTGTGCGGGAAGCTGGGTGGCGGCAGCAGTTCGGTGAACGGGATGGTGTGGGTCAAGGGCAACCCGGCCGACTTCGACCACTGGGCCGCCCAAGGCGCTGTCGGCTGGGACTACGCGAGCGTGCGGCCGTCGCTGGACGCGATGACCGGGCCGATCAGGCCGTCGAGTGAGCTGACGCAGCGCAACCTGCTCTCCCAGGCCACGGTGAACGCGGCCGTCGGCATCGGCCACCCGTTCAACCCCGACTACAACGGCGCGACCCAGTTCGGTGTCGGCTACACGCAGCTCAACGTGGTGAACCAGATCCGCCAGGATGCGTTCACCGCGTTCCTGACCCCGTACCTCACCGACCCGCGCCTGACGATCATGACGGACGCGGAGGTCTCGCGGCTGACGTTCGACGGCCGGAAGGCGATCGACGGCGTCGTCATCAACGCGGCTGGTCGCCAGTTCACGGTCCGGGCCGACCGCGAGGTCGTCCTCAGCACGGGCACGATCAACACGCCCCGCCTGCTCCAGCTGTCCGGCATCGGCGCGGCGCGCGACCTGAGGCCGCTCGGCATCCCGGTCGTCGTCGACCTGCCCGGCGTCGGGGCGAACCTGCACGACCACCTGATCTCCGTGACGCTGAAGAAGCTCCGCGCGCCGGAGCCCGAGTCGCACCTGACCGCGATGGACGTCAGCGTCTTCACCGGCAGCGGTCGGGTGCCGGGTACGCCGAAGTTCCAGTTCCAGGTCTACTACACGCGTGACGGGTATCCGCCCTATCCGGGGAACTCGACGTCGGTCGGGGTGATCAACCTGCACCCGACCAGCCGCGGGTACGTCAAGCTGCGGTCGGCGGACCCCACCGTGCCGCCGGTCATCCAGCCGAACTTCCTGCGCACCGGGGAAGACCTCGAGAACCAGGTGGAGGGCTACCGGTTGGCCATGGACCTGATGAATTCGCCGGGACTGCGCGACTGGGTGGTGGACGACGAGTCCCTCCCCGGCCCGGGTTTCGACACCAGGGAGAAGCTGATCGAAGCGGTGCGCACGTACTCGCAGGCCGATTTCCACGCGGTCGGCACCTGTCGGATGGGCACCGACGCGAACGCCGTCGTGGATCCGAGGCTGCGCGTGCGCGGCGTCACCGGCCTGCGGCTGGCCAGTGCCGCGATCATGCCCAGCGTCACGTCGGGCAACACCAACGCGCCGTCGATGATGATCGGCGACCACTGCGGCCGGATCATGCTGGGCCGCGCCTGA
- a CDS encoding MerR family transcriptional regulator: MLIGELSRRTGVNPHQLRYYEAQGLLVPDRAGNGYREYGDDAVLTVAQIRRLLDAGLSTQEIGYLQPCVTGTEPDLKPCPETLDLLRARITGLDEQIDTLAQSRRTLREYLAATERRLAG; this comes from the coding sequence TTGCTGATCGGGGAACTGAGTCGGCGGACCGGGGTGAACCCGCACCAGCTGCGGTACTACGAGGCGCAGGGCCTGCTGGTGCCCGACCGCGCCGGCAACGGCTACCGCGAGTACGGCGACGACGCTGTCCTGACCGTGGCCCAGATCAGGAGACTGCTCGACGCCGGGCTGTCGACCCAGGAGATCGGTTACCTCCAACCGTGCGTAACCGGCACGGAACCCGACCTGAAGCCCTGTCCGGAGACCCTGGACCTGTTGCGGGCGCGCATCACCGGACTGGACGAGCAGATCGACACGCTCGCCCAGTCCCGCCGGACACTGCGGGAGTACCTGGCGGCCACGGAGCGGCGGTTGGCCGGGTAG
- a CDS encoding NAD(P)-dependent oxidoreductase, translating into MHSGTPVTVLGLGLMGGALAGAFLRAGHPTTVWNRTTAKADDLVARGATLAESPAAAIAAAPLVVVCVSDYDAVADVLDGPLDGRVVVNLTSGTPSRARALAEEVARRGGGYLDGGVMAVPEVVGTADAVLAYSGPRPLYDAHKSTLDSLGTGLHLGDDPGLSATHEMATLVLMWAMLDGFLNGAAILGTAGVSATAYLPIARMAIDTVAGWLPGYARQVDDGVYPADDGTLDTHLAAMAHVVEESESLGVNAELPRLVKALAERAAAAGHGAGGYVALVEQFRVA; encoded by the coding sequence ATGCACAGCGGCACACCCGTCACGGTTCTGGGTCTCGGGCTGATGGGCGGCGCCCTCGCCGGGGCGTTCCTGCGCGCGGGGCACCCGACGACCGTGTGGAACCGCACGACCGCCAAGGCCGACGACCTGGTGGCTCGCGGCGCGACCCTCGCGGAGTCCCCGGCGGCGGCGATCGCGGCGGCTCCGCTCGTGGTGGTCTGCGTGTCGGACTACGACGCGGTGGCGGACGTCCTCGACGGACCGCTCGACGGTCGGGTGGTGGTGAACCTGACCTCCGGCACGCCCTCGCGGGCCAGAGCGCTGGCCGAGGAGGTGGCGCGACGCGGTGGCGGCTATCTCGACGGCGGGGTCATGGCCGTCCCCGAGGTCGTCGGCACGGCCGACGCCGTGCTCGCCTACAGCGGGCCGCGACCGCTGTACGACGCCCACAAGTCCACCCTGGACAGCCTTGGCACCGGCCTCCACCTCGGCGACGACCCCGGGCTCTCGGCCACCCACGAGATGGCCACGCTCGTCCTCATGTGGGCCATGCTCGACGGGTTCCTCAACGGAGCCGCGATCCTCGGCACAGCCGGTGTGTCGGCCACGGCGTACCTCCCCATCGCACGGATGGCGATCGACACGGTGGCCGGTTGGCTGCCGGGCTACGCGCGGCAGGTCGACGACGGCGTCTACCCGGCTGACGACGGCACCCTCGACACCCACCTGGCGGCGATGGCGCACGTGGTCGAGGAGAGCGAGTCGCTCGGTGTCAACGCCGAGCTGCCGAGGCTCGTCAAGGCACTGGCCGAGCGAGCGGCAGCCGCAGGTCACGGCGCCGGCGGGTACGTCGCGCTGGTGGAGCAGTTCCGCGTGGCGTAG
- a CDS encoding DeoR/GlpR family DNA-binding transcription regulator: MKSTDRHRVIVDRLRSGAQVAVVELAAATGASEMTIRRDLDLLAASGVLRRIHGGAVPLSPAGVEPPFTARAATATATKRAIAAATVELIRDGETIVLDSGTTAVEVAKLLRGRSVTVMPLSLHAVRELLDAPEVRLLLPGGEPRPGELAMVGPLALASLRALRFDVAVLSPCAYGLEAGLTAHNLADAEVKQQAMAVSGRTIVMADSTKFDHTALAHVCPADRPDVLVTDQSTPADVRRELAGRGVLVHVAEPLENL; the protein is encoded by the coding sequence GTGAAGAGCACCGACCGGCACCGGGTGATCGTCGATCGGCTCCGCTCCGGCGCGCAGGTCGCCGTGGTGGAGCTGGCGGCGGCCACCGGGGCGTCGGAGATGACCATCCGCCGCGACCTCGACCTGCTCGCGGCGAGCGGTGTGCTGCGCCGGATCCACGGCGGGGCCGTGCCGCTGAGCCCGGCGGGCGTCGAGCCGCCGTTCACCGCGCGTGCGGCCACCGCGACCGCCACGAAACGCGCCATCGCTGCAGCCACCGTCGAGCTGATCCGGGACGGCGAGACGATCGTGCTGGACAGCGGCACGACGGCGGTCGAGGTGGCCAAGCTGCTGCGCGGCCGTTCGGTCACCGTGATGCCGTTGTCCCTGCACGCGGTGCGCGAACTGCTGGACGCTCCGGAAGTGCGGCTGCTGCTGCCCGGCGGTGAGCCGAGGCCCGGTGAGCTGGCGATGGTCGGCCCGCTGGCGCTGGCCTCGCTGCGGGCGCTGCGCTTCGACGTCGCCGTGCTCAGCCCGTGCGCGTACGGCCTGGAGGCCGGGCTCACCGCGCACAACCTCGCCGACGCCGAGGTCAAGCAGCAGGCGATGGCCGTGTCCGGCCGGACGATCGTGATGGCCGACAGCACGAAGTTCGACCACACCGCACTGGCCCACGTCTGCCCCGCCGACCGGCCGGACGTGCTGGTCACCGATCAGAGCACCCCCGCCGACGTGCGCCGCGAACTGGCCGGACGCGGGGTGCTCGTGCACGTCGCCGAACCACTGGAGAACCTGTGA
- a CDS encoding MFS transporter, whose protein sequence is MTTALPRAARVATWIYFTLNGFAVGLWVVHIPNVERATGISHSALGGLLLVLGAAAFLGMQVAGPLADRFGQRKLLPAAGVLLGAALFLPGLAESWWALGLALLFFGFGNGTIDVAMNSHAVVVERAYPRPIMASFHAMWSIGGAFAAVVGAVTLGAEVPTAVTLSVCGVFTIVVSLLTGRFLIDADVPEPEETTSSAPAAKPSKKLVWLLGAIAFAMMLAEGVANDWAALHAEDVLGTSTSTAAFAYGSFAVAMTVGRFATDRVAAIVGPVAIVRYGAALAGFGLTLVVFSPWVWLAFTGWALFGLGLSGSVPQLFSAAGNLDKRSSGALMARVVGLGYVGLLAGPALIGGLAHWIPLNVAFLVPVALCLLGVVFANVLAPRPEPAVSVSGR, encoded by the coding sequence GTGACGACCGCCCTGCCGCGCGCCGCCCGCGTCGCGACGTGGATCTACTTCACCCTGAACGGGTTCGCCGTCGGCCTGTGGGTGGTGCACATCCCGAACGTCGAGCGCGCGACCGGCATCTCGCACAGCGCGCTGGGCGGGCTGCTGCTCGTGCTCGGCGCGGCGGCGTTCCTGGGGATGCAGGTCGCCGGTCCGCTCGCCGACCGGTTCGGCCAGCGCAAGCTCCTCCCGGCCGCGGGTGTGCTGCTCGGCGCCGCGCTGTTCCTCCCCGGCCTGGCCGAGTCCTGGTGGGCGCTGGGGCTGGCGCTGCTGTTCTTCGGCTTCGGCAACGGCACGATCGACGTGGCGATGAACTCGCACGCCGTGGTCGTGGAACGCGCCTACCCGCGGCCGATCATGGCGTCGTTCCACGCGATGTGGTCGATCGGCGGCGCGTTCGCGGCTGTGGTCGGCGCGGTCACGCTCGGGGCCGAGGTGCCGACGGCGGTGACGTTGAGCGTGTGCGGTGTGTTCACCATCGTGGTGTCACTGCTGACCGGTCGGTTCCTGATCGACGCCGACGTGCCGGAGCCGGAGGAGACCACGTCGTCCGCCCCGGCGGCGAAGCCGTCCAAGAAGCTGGTGTGGCTGCTGGGCGCGATCGCGTTCGCCATGATGCTCGCCGAGGGTGTCGCCAACGACTGGGCCGCCCTGCACGCCGAGGACGTCCTGGGCACGTCCACCAGCACGGCCGCCTTCGCTTACGGCTCGTTCGCGGTGGCGATGACGGTCGGCCGGTTCGCCACCGACCGGGTCGCCGCGATCGTCGGGCCGGTCGCGATCGTGCGCTACGGGGCGGCGCTGGCGGGGTTCGGGCTCACGCTCGTGGTGTTCTCGCCGTGGGTGTGGCTGGCGTTCACGGGGTGGGCGTTGTTCGGTCTCGGCCTGTCCGGCAGCGTCCCGCAGCTGTTCTCCGCCGCGGGCAACCTGGACAAGCGGTCGTCCGGCGCTTTGATGGCACGGGTCGTCGGGCTGGGTTACGTGGGTCTGCTCGCCGGTCCGGCGCTGATCGGCGGCCTGGCCCACTGGATCCCGCTGAACGTGGCGTTCCTCGTGCCGGTGGCGCTGTGCCTGCTGGGGGTGGTGTTCGCCAACGTCCTGGCGCCGCGCCCGGAACCCGCGGTGTCGGTGTCGGGCCGTTGA
- a CDS encoding DUF2867 domain-containing protein: MRVPNTEFTERPWRIHEFVKDFEVEDVWDLSTPGGPDDLARLVDQFDSDGKDFNPSPMYKLLFAVRWKLGALLKWDTEENGVGSSRHPSLRDRLPEDLLEGRRGPDMRVVPMKSVYQTSDEWVTELANRTVHTAMHIGWVDDGNGRHHAQMAVLVRKKDWLGKVYMPLILPFRRIFVTPNLVKTVGTGWQARQAK, from the coding sequence ATGAGGGTCCCGAACACCGAGTTCACCGAGCGGCCATGGCGGATTCACGAGTTCGTCAAGGATTTCGAGGTCGAGGACGTTTGGGACCTCTCGACCCCCGGTGGGCCTGACGATCTGGCGCGGCTGGTCGACCAGTTCGACAGCGACGGCAAGGATTTCAACCCGTCGCCGATGTACAAGCTCCTCTTCGCCGTCCGGTGGAAGCTCGGCGCACTGCTCAAGTGGGACACGGAAGAGAACGGTGTCGGCTCTTCCCGCCACCCGTCCTTGCGCGACCGGCTGCCCGAAGACCTGCTCGAAGGTCGGCGTGGCCCGGACATGCGTGTGGTGCCGATGAAGTCGGTGTACCAGACCTCCGACGAGTGGGTGACCGAGCTCGCCAATCGCACGGTGCACACGGCGATGCACATCGGCTGGGTCGACGACGGGAACGGGCGCCATCACGCCCAGATGGCCGTGCTGGTCCGGAAGAAGGACTGGCTGGGCAAGGTGTACATGCCGTTGATCCTGCCCTTCCGGCGCATCTTCGTGACGCCGAACCTGGTCAAGACGGTCGGCACCGGGTGGCAGGCACGTCAGGCCAAATGA
- a CDS encoding cytochrome P450, whose protein sequence is MKEAKTVDHSSNAPDVAEGKCPVDHTAPTPQAVIPSTALPVVELSRIRQVLGIWARPEKFFSESRAKYGHRFRVTIIPGIRIHVVSAPQDVKEMFLAPRDKVHTGSSNGPIEKWTGQNGLAFLEEEAHLERRRAVMPSFRGSALKRVERAVYDLANETVASWPRDEAVSVHPYAHRYTTLVIMEVLFGEHRPSRQDEMLELVMKMLTFNSRTSSMTMFHRLPAWRMAMLKAMRPNGINTFLKQREQLHKMVDQAIDERIKSGAPGDDLLGVMLSITNKDGSSPTRIEMRDEIMTQFLAGTETTASAICWALEFLTRNPDALDKLIAEIDEGASDKYLDAVVHEVLRLGSPILQIVPRAIVKPIVIGGVQYQPGDRLWASAYLLNRDADTYSQPEEFQPERWFGTKPGSHTWIPFGGGHTRCLGDRIAFTELKATLTAIFTTCVVERADPKPEPAHSRIVVNIPKNGSRVIFRRRKVNAELATN, encoded by the coding sequence ATGAAGGAAGCAAAGACAGTGGACCACTCCAGCAACGCGCCCGACGTGGCCGAGGGCAAGTGCCCGGTCGACCACACCGCGCCGACCCCCCAGGCCGTCATCCCCTCCACCGCGCTGCCGGTGGTGGAACTATCGAGGATCCGCCAGGTGCTCGGCATCTGGGCTCGCCCGGAGAAGTTCTTCAGCGAGTCCCGCGCCAAGTACGGCCACCGGTTCCGGGTGACGATCATCCCCGGCATCCGCATTCACGTGGTCTCCGCGCCGCAGGACGTGAAGGAGATGTTCCTCGCGCCCCGGGACAAGGTGCACACCGGTTCCAGCAACGGCCCGATCGAGAAGTGGACCGGCCAGAACGGACTCGCCTTCCTGGAGGAGGAAGCGCACCTCGAGCGGCGTCGCGCGGTCATGCCGAGTTTCCGCGGCTCGGCGCTGAAGCGCGTCGAGCGGGCCGTCTACGACCTGGCCAACGAGACCGTCGCGTCCTGGCCGCGCGACGAGGCGGTGTCCGTGCACCCGTACGCACACCGCTACACCACCTTGGTGATCATGGAGGTCCTCTTCGGGGAGCACCGCCCGTCCCGCCAGGACGAGATGCTCGAACTGGTCATGAAGATGCTGACCTTCAACTCCCGCACGTCGTCCATGACGATGTTCCACCGGCTGCCCGCTTGGCGGATGGCGATGCTGAAGGCGATGCGCCCCAACGGCATCAACACGTTCCTCAAGCAGCGTGAGCAGCTCCACAAGATGGTCGACCAGGCGATCGACGAGCGGATCAAGTCCGGCGCGCCCGGTGACGACCTGCTCGGGGTGATGCTGTCGATCACCAACAAGGACGGTTCGTCGCCGACCAGGATCGAGATGCGCGACGAGATCATGACGCAGTTCCTGGCCGGTACGGAAACGACCGCCTCGGCCATCTGCTGGGCGTTGGAGTTCCTCACCCGGAACCCGGACGCGCTCGACAAGCTGATCGCCGAGATCGACGAGGGCGCCAGCGACAAGTACCTGGACGCGGTGGTGCACGAGGTGCTGCGGCTCGGCTCGCCGATCCTCCAGATCGTGCCCCGCGCGATCGTCAAGCCGATCGTGATCGGCGGCGTGCAGTACCAGCCCGGTGACCGCCTGTGGGCCAGCGCCTACCTGCTCAACCGGGACGCGGACACCTACTCGCAGCCGGAGGAGTTCCAGCCCGAGCGCTGGTTCGGCACCAAGCCCGGCTCGCACACGTGGATCCCGTTCGGCGGCGGGCACACCCGTTGCCTCGGCGACCGGATCGCGTTCACCGAGCTGAAGGCCACGTTGACGGCGATCTTCACCACCTGCGTGGTCGAGCGGGCCGACCCGAAGCCGGAACCCGCGCACAGCCGCATCGTCGTCAACATCCCGAAGAACGGCTCCCGGGTGATCTTCCGGCGACGTAAGGTGAACGCCGAGTTGGCCACGAACTGA
- a CDS encoding MFS transporter, translating to MSNDTLRRGMAITVILIGVFISAVDMLIVNIAFPSMQKTFQSASLTSLSWVMSAYAITFAALLLPSGRWADRSGRKQVFLLGLALFTVASAICAAATSLEVLVATRALQGVGAALMAPSSLGLLLGLFPAHRRGIAIGLWTAVGGVGSAAALPLGGLLAQSDWRAIFIVNLPLGVVAVAIGIWALPKSEKEAGPVPDMLGIVVLAATVAALVAAISQGQSWGWGSAQVIGLSVVGALGLVYTVRRALRHPAPVIEPALLRIRNVALGNVATALFFMGVGAMALSTILFLTQIWQHSTLRGAMEIAPGPVAAAFFAVPSGILAVRYGVRLIGLVGGILFSAAGVWWALVLDGTPDFGGGFLPGSIIGGIGFGLILPALAAAATLSLPPERMATGTGMSAMSRQIGMALGVAVVAAVLAGAPDLASFQVAFMIMAGAGLASGLALLAVGPVNRPAPAEVGKPSAVTGHEPAAPAETASRAN from the coding sequence ATGAGCAACGACACGCTCCGCCGGGGTATGGCCATCACGGTCATCCTCATCGGGGTGTTCATCTCCGCGGTCGACATGCTGATCGTGAACATCGCCTTCCCGAGCATGCAGAAGACCTTCCAGTCCGCGAGCCTGACCTCGCTGTCCTGGGTGATGAGCGCCTACGCGATCACGTTCGCCGCGCTGCTGCTGCCCAGTGGCCGCTGGGCGGACCGGTCGGGGCGCAAGCAGGTCTTCCTGCTCGGCCTGGCGCTGTTCACCGTGGCATCGGCGATCTGCGCCGCGGCGACCTCGCTCGAAGTGCTCGTGGCGACACGGGCGCTGCAAGGCGTCGGCGCCGCGTTGATGGCGCCCAGCTCCCTGGGGCTGCTGCTCGGGCTCTTCCCCGCGCACCGGCGCGGCATCGCGATCGGCCTGTGGACCGCGGTGGGCGGGGTCGGCTCCGCCGCCGCGCTGCCGCTGGGTGGCCTGCTCGCCCAGTCCGACTGGCGCGCGATCTTCATCGTGAACCTCCCCCTCGGGGTGGTGGCCGTGGCGATCGGCATCTGGGCGCTGCCGAAGTCCGAGAAGGAAGCCGGTCCCGTCCCCGACATGCTCGGCATCGTCGTGCTCGCGGCGACGGTCGCGGCGCTCGTCGCGGCGATCTCCCAGGGGCAGTCGTGGGGCTGGGGCAGCGCCCAGGTCATCGGCCTGTCGGTGGTGGGCGCGCTTGGTCTCGTCTACACCGTGCGGCGGGCGCTTCGGCACCCCGCCCCGGTCATCGAACCCGCTCTCCTCAGGATCAGGAACGTGGCCCTGGGCAACGTCGCCACCGCCTTGTTCTTCATGGGCGTCGGCGCGATGGCCTTGTCCACGATCCTCTTCCTGACCCAGATCTGGCAGCACTCGACGCTGCGGGGCGCCATGGAGATCGCGCCGGGACCGGTGGCCGCCGCTTTCTTCGCCGTTCCCAGCGGCATCCTGGCCGTCCGCTACGGAGTGCGCCTGATCGGGCTGGTCGGCGGCATCCTCTTCTCGGCCGCGGGCGTCTGGTGGGCACTCGTGCTGGACGGCACCCCGGACTTCGGCGGCGGCTTCCTGCCCGGATCGATCATCGGCGGCATCGGGTTCGGCCTCATCCTGCCCGCGCTGGCCGCCGCCGCCACGCTGTCGCTGCCGCCGGAGCGCATGGCGACCGGCACCGGCATGTCGGCCATGTCCCGCCAGATCGGCATGGCGCTCGGTGTCGCCGTGGTGGCGGCCGTGCTCGCCGGTGCCCCGGATCTCGCCTCGTTCCAAGTAGCGTTCATGATCATGGCAGGCGCGGGCTTGGCCAGCGGGCTCGCCTTGCTCGCGGTCGGCCCGGTGAACCGCCCGGCCCCGGCCGAAGTGGGCAAACCGTCGGCGGTGACCGGGCACGAGCCCGCGGCGCCTGCGGAAACGGCAAGTCGGGCCAATTGA